Proteins from a genomic interval of Nitrospiria bacterium:
- the rfbC gene encoding dTDP-4-dehydrorhamnose 3,5-epimerase — MEFKETDLKEVVLIKPDIFSDERGFFMETYHQKKYAEAGIPEFFVQDNFSNSKTRTLRGLHYQLGKPQGKLVFVLSGEVFDVVVDIRKGSSQFGKWIGVHLSGENKLQLYIPPGFAHGFCTLSDQANFVYKCTDLYSPKDERGIIWNDPTIGIQWPIISPLLSPKDASFKGLKEMEDDLPLFEGY; from the coding sequence ATGGAATTTAAAGAAACCGATTTAAAAGAAGTGGTTCTGATTAAACCCGATATTTTTTCGGATGAACGGGGTTTCTTTATGGAAACTTACCATCAGAAAAAATACGCGGAAGCCGGAATTCCGGAATTTTTCGTACAGGATAATTTTTCCAACTCAAAAACCCGAACACTTCGGGGGCTTCATTACCAACTCGGGAAACCCCAAGGCAAACTGGTCTTTGTGCTTTCAGGTGAAGTCTTCGATGTGGTAGTGGACATCCGTAAGGGTTCCTCTCAATTCGGGAAATGGATAGGGGTTCACTTATCCGGCGAAAATAAACTCCAACTATACATTCCCCCTGGATTTGCCCATGGTTTCTGCACCCTATCGGATCAGGCCAACTTTGTGTATAAATGCACCGACCTCTACTCCCCCAAAGATGAGCGCGGAATTATCTGGAATGACCCCACCATCGGAATCCAATGGCCAATCATCTCACCCCTCCTCTCCCCAAAAGATGCCTCTTTCAAAGGGTTGAAGGAGATGGAAGATGAT